One window of Arvicola amphibius chromosome 6, mArvAmp1.2, whole genome shotgun sequence genomic DNA carries:
- the Hus1b gene encoding LOW QUALITY PROTEIN: checkpoint protein HUS1B (The sequence of the model RefSeq protein was modified relative to this genomic sequence to represent the inferred CDS: inserted 1 base in 1 codon), with the protein MRFRARITSKSVLELFIQVSGTVTKLAKVCVLRVCPDRLCFCPTGLPGEARLWGEAKRGVFHHFCMEGVSEEFNEIYLELMSEHLARAVKNAGNASSLKLQLTNKLRPCLTVVVELASCPGHTRAMVHDLPVKVLPRRWWKECTEPRVWASDVSVYLPSLKTLKSMVERMTNXGDRVLVEANLNGKMNLSVETDVVTIKSYFKNLGNPPKAVMGTTQGEDPENMVQVRVDNRKLLLFLEGQQINPTVALCNILSNTLLHLVLVHDGVSLQYFIPAS; encoded by the exons ATGAGGTTTCGGGCCAGGATCACCAGCAAGAGTGTTCTAGAACTCTTTATCCAGGTCAGCGGCACCGTAACAAAGCTGGCAAAGGTCTGTGTGCTCCGCGTGTGTCCGGACAGGCTGTGCTTCTGCCCCACAGGCCTTCCGGGTGAGGCCCGGCTGTGGGGTGAGGCGAAGCGGGGCGTCTTCCACCACTTCTGCATGGAGGGTGTTTCGGAGGAGTTCAATGAGATCTATCTAGAGCTGATGTCTGAGCATCTGGCCAGAGCCGTAAAGAATGCGGGCAACGCTTCATCCCTGAAGCTCCAGCTCACCAACAAGCTTCGTCCCTGCCTCACTGTGGTGGTGGAGCTGGCGTCGTGTCCTGGCCACACCCGTGCCATGGTCCACGACTTGCCTGTGAAGGTGCTTCCTAGAAGGTGGTGGAAAGAGTGCACCGAGCCCCGAGTTTGGGCCTCTGATGTGAGTGTTTATCTGCCATCTTTGAAGACCCTGAAGAGCATGGTGGAGAGGATGACAA GTGGTGATCGTGTGCTGGTGGAAGCAAACCTAAATGGCAAAATGAACTTGAGCGTAGAAACTGATGTAGTGACtattaaaagctattttaaaaatcttggaAATCCTCCAAAGGCAGTTATGGGTACGACTCAAGGTGAAGACCCGGAGAACATGGTGCAAGTGAGGGTGGACAATAGGAAGCTTCTACTATTTTTGGAAGGACAGCAGATAAACCCCACAGTGGCTCTATGTAATATTTTGAGCAATACTCTGCTTCATCTTGTTTTGGTTCACGATGGTGTCTCTCTTCAGTATTTTATCCCTGCTTCATAA